In bacterium, a genomic segment contains:
- a CDS encoding DUF4384 domain-containing protein, with protein LATRGLGAPQESVQHGHKLGSHLCLAIESERKGHLILLDEGPEGILYCLCPSRFAPVTKIDVGRTYLPQPGSRYDSFVVTGKPGREHLLAVLTDEPLNLDWMPPDPGIPAKVLNETDITQLLEKLRSLEGDRWLALSTYFDIIS; from the coding sequence CTAGCTACACGGGGTTTGGGCGCTCCGCAAGAAAGCGTACAACATGGTCACAAACTCGGCAGCCACCTCTGTCTTGCAATTGAATCAGAACGAAAGGGTCATTTAATACTGCTGGATGAAGGACCTGAAGGCATCCTTTATTGTTTGTGCCCGTCCCGGTTTGCTCCTGTCACAAAAATCGATGTCGGGCGCACTTATTTACCGCAGCCAGGATCCCGATATGATTCTTTTGTTGTCACGGGCAAACCCGGCCGGGAACATCTATTAGCCGTGCTAACGGATGAACCGCTGAATCTCGATTGGATGCCGCCTGATCCGGGAATTCCGGCAAAGGTTCTGAACGAAACGGATATTACTCAGCTATTAGAGAAGCTCCGTTCACTGGAAGGAGACCGGTGGCTCGCTTTATCAACATACTTCGACATTATTAGTTAA